DNA from Fibrobacter sp. UWB15:
CCGAAGCTATGCTTCGGCGTTCGCTTTTTCTAGTTCGCGGGCGTTGATGATGAGCATCTGCAGGCGGTTTTCGATGTTCGCGAAGCTCGTATCCGGGTCGTAGTCGAGGCTCAAAACCTGGATGTGCGGGCAACGTTCCTTCACTGCCTTGGTAAGGCCGCGGCCAGAGATGTGGTTGGCAAGGCATGCAAACGGCTGCAGAATGATGTAGCTGTTGATTCCGTGCTTCGAGTTGTACAGGATTTCGCCCGGAATCATCCAGCCTTCACCCGTGTTGTAGGTGGGGTCGATGATGTCGGACACGTAATCCTTGAGTTCCACGCAGTCTGCATGATGTTCGTAGAGTTTGAACTTGTGCATGGACTTGCGAGCGGTTTCTACAGCGTGGGTATAGACCTTGCTGGTCACGCCGCCTTCCAGACGGTCCATCATCGGGTTTGCAGAGAATCCGCGCTTGATCTTTTCTTCGCGAACCACTTCGTCGACGCGGAAGAAGTCTGTCATGCCCGGCAGGTAGACTTCCATGCCGTTGTTCATCAGGTAGTTTTCCACAAATCCGTTTGCACTCGGGTGGTAGTTCATCAAGATTTCGCCAAGCACGGCAACGCGCGGCTTGCGGATGCCCTTCTTGCGTTCTTCGGTGATTTCGATACCGTTGAATGCTTCGATGCACTGTTCAAAGACTTCGATGAGCTTGGAGGGGCGCACGAGTTGCATGGTGGAGAGGTGGCCTGCAACGCCAATCACCTTCGGCATCCATTCGTCGTAGACCTTCTGGGTGTCGCCGGCGTTCACTTCGTAGGGGCGCACGGCACGGTACATGGTTTCGATAGCGTCCATGGTCACAAGGCCCCACAGCATGTGGAGTCTAAAGTCCAGACCCAGCTGGAAGCCCGGGTGCATGCCCTTGTAGTCCACACCGGTCGTAATGATGGTCACATCCTTGAAGCCCGCTTCGTCCAAAGCCTTACGGGCTAGTACAGCGTACTGCACGGCGCGGCAGTTTTCGCAGTTCTTCGCCAAGCACATGGAAACTTGGTTCTGCGGAACTTCGGGGTGGTCGACGAGCCAGCGGAGGGCTTCGCCGATGTTCACCTGGCAGGGGAAGCAGATGTCGTTGTGCACGAACTTCTTGCCGAGCTCGATGGCCTTGCGGTCGGCCACCGGCAGGTATTCGGCGATGTAGCCTTCCCGCTTCATGTACTCGCTGGCGAGCACGGTAAAGGCGGGGGAGAGGTTCGGTGTCAGAATGCGACGGCGCTTCTTGTCTTCGGGCAAGAACGGCGTATGGAACAGCGGTTCGTTGCTTTCGGGCTTGTCGGGCAGGTTCGCTGCACGGCGTGCCTTTACCGTTTCGATAAAGCTCTTGACGCGGATTCCCACGGGGCCGCGGGCATCGCCTTCGTCGAGCTTGAGCATGAGCATTTCCTTATTGGAATCAAGGTGCAGCATGCGCATCATTTCGTCGGTCAAAATCGAGTCGTGTCCGCAACCGAAGCTTACAATCTGGGCAAGTTCGATGTTCGGGTCCTTCGCTGCAATCATGGTGGCACCTATCATGCGCAAGTGGAAGGTGTTCTTGATTTCGATACGGGTGTGGCTCGGCACATCTTGGTCGAAAACGCCGGGGAGCGATTCGGTGGTGAGCACCGGAATGCCCATGGCGGTAAAGTGGCTTGCGATGTTGTGGTTGATGAGCGTGTCCGCATGGTAGGGGCGGCCTGCAATCACCACGGCAAAGGAGTTCTTTGCGCGTACATCGTCGAGGATCTTCTGGCCTTCTTCCAAAAGCGTGGTGCGGTAGTTGTTGAGTGCCTTCTCGCCTTCGGTAACGGCCTTGTCCAAAAGTTTCTTGTCGAGCTTCCAGTTTTCGTGGAACCAGTCAATGGTCTGGCTTCTGCGGAGCTTGGCGTTGAACCAGTGGAAAATCGGCTGGTCCATGGGAACGCCGTAGTTCTTTTCGGGCTCGTCGGTGTTCTTGCACACGTTCGGGTAGGCCTGCACCACGGGGCAAACGGACGTTGCCGTGAACTTGGTGTGGTCACTCGGGACTGCAACCATCATCGGGAAGAAGATGCGGTCGACCTTCTTTTCAATGAGGCTGAGCACGTGGCCGTGCACAAGCTTTGCCGGGAAGCAAACCGTGTCAGAGGGCACGCTGTGGAGCCCTGCTTCGAACATCTTGTAGTCACTCTGGCGGCTTACCACGACGGTGTAGCCGAGGCTCGTAAAGAAGGCCTTCCAGAACGGGAGCGATGCCCAGAATTCGAGCACTCGCGGAATACCGATGGTCTTGCCGTTGTTTTCGACGAGCTTTGCCGGAGCGTAGTCCTTGACCAACAGCTGGTTCGTGCGCTTGATCATGTCGGGCACGGACTGCATCTTCTTGTTGATTTCGGCGATGAGCGCCTTGGTCTTCGGATCGTTCGGGTCGGCGGTGACTTCGCCGCGTTCGCAGCGGTTACCCGTCACAAAGCTTTGGCCATCGCTAAAGGTCACGATGGTACGCGAGCAATGGTTGGTGCAGTACTGGCAGAGCTGACCCGGCTGGTTGTGCCAGCTGAAGGTCTTCATGGCGTCAAGCCCGATAAAGCGGCTCTTGAGTTCCGGTTCGGTCTTGCGCTTTTCTTCCATGAACTTCTTGGTCAAAAGAGCGATACCGATAGCGCCCATTTCACCCGGGCGTTCCGGACGGATAGGCTTAAGGCCTGTGTACTGTTCGAAGGCGCGGAGAACGGCGTTGTTCTTGAATGTGCCGCCCTGCACCACGACCTTCTTGCCGAGTGTGTTCAGGTTGCGGATACGAATCACCTTCGTGAAAACGTTGTTGATGATGGAGCGGCAGATGCCTGCGATAATGTCTTCGGGCTGCTTGCCGTCGCGCTGTTCCGTGATGATGGAACTGTTCATGAACACCGTGCAGCGGGAACCCAGCTGAGAGGGGCTCTTGGCGTTGAACGCGAGTTCTGCAATCTTTTCCATCGGAATGCCGAGGCTGCGGGCATACGTTTCGATAAACGAACCGCAGCCGGAAGAGCAGGCTTCGTTCAGAATGATACCTGTGACCACGCCGTCCTGCACGGAGATGGCCTTCATGTCCTGGCCACCGATGTCGAGGATAAAGCTTACGTCGGGGCAAATCTTCTGGGCGGCGTTGGCGTGGGCGACCGTTTCCACTGTGTGGAAGTCGGCATGCACGGCCTTCGCAAAGAGCTGTTCACCGTAACCGGTCGTACCGACACCGAGAATGTTGAGCTTGCAGCCGTATTCTTCGTAACGGTCGCTGAGTTCGTTCAAGGCGTTCTTGAGCACCTGCAGCGGTTCGCCGTTGTTGCTCGCGTAGAAACCATCCACGATGTTTTCTTGTTCGTCCATGAGCACGAACTTCGTGGTGGTAGAACCTGCGTCGATACCCAGGTAAACGTTGAGCGTAGAGCCCGATACGGGCTGCGGGTAGTGGTTGCCGGCCATCTTGTGTTCTTCGAGGAACATCTTGTATTCGGCTTCGTTCTTGAAGAACAAGTCGGCAGCGGCCTTGGCCTTGTTTTCGGCCTGGCGCGTTTCGTTAAAGTGGATGAGCGCGTCCAGGGAGCCTTCCCGGCGGTACTGGCATTCCTGATCGGCGAACATGGAGCCGAGGGATAGGGCTGCACCCATGGCTACGAGCACTTCGGAGTGTTCCGGTACAATGGCCTGTTCGTCGTTAATGCCCAGGCGTTCCTTGAAGGCGCGGACAAGCGTCGGGTTGAACGTGAGCGGGCCACCTTCGAAAATCACGGGCGGCTTGATTTCCATACCCTGGGCAAGGCCACCGATGGTCTGCTTCGCGATGGCATGGAAGCTGGAAAGGGCGATATCTTCCTTGGCGATACCGTTGTTGAGCATCGGCTGGATGTCGGTTTTCGCGAACACGCCGCAACGGCCTGAAATTTCGTAGACCTTCTGGCCACGCTTGGCAAAGCCTTCGAAGGCTTCGGTCTTGATGCGCAAAAGTTCGGCCACCTGGTCGATAAATGCACCCGTACCGCCGGCGCACACGCCGTTCATACGCATGTCAGAGGCAATGAGCTTGCCGGTGGTCTTGTCTTTTTCGAAGAAGACGACTTTGGCGTCTTGACCACCGAGTTCAATAGCGACCCTAGATTCTGGGTAGGTGGCGCGCACCGCGAGTGCGTTTGCGACGACTTCTTGTACAAAGAAGGCGTGGGTAGCTTCGGCGAAGGGCTGACCGCCACTGCCGCAGAAGGCGACTCTGAAATTCTTATCGGGGAAAAGTCCGTGGGCCTCACGCAGCACCTCGAAAACCTTCTGTGCCTGCATGGCATTGTGGCGCTGGTAAGTATAGTGCAAAAGCTTGTTGGTCTCTGGATCGACAACCGCGATTTTCACAGTGGTGGAACCAACGTCCACGCCGACCCATAAATCGTTCTTCAAATTGCTCATAGTGGGCTCAAATTTAGAAATTTGGGCTGTTTTTGTAAGTAAAATTTAGGGAGTTTTCGACGAAAACTGTAAAAAAGAGGATAAATGTTTTTCTTGGCCAAAAAAAGGCGGGAAATGTTATATTTCGGCCATGCGATTGTGGCTTACGACATCTCCTGACGATTTTGCTTCGGAATTTGATGACATAGAACAGATGTTTTCCCGCGGGCTTTCGAGGTTGATTCTCTCGAAGCGGGGAAGAGGCGGTTCTCCATATGCAACGGAAAACGATTACGAACGTTGGCTCATGGCACTCCCGATGGAATGCCGCGACCGAATCTGGGTCCGCGGTACTCCCGATTTGGCGGAACGCTTGGATGTTCGTGGCTGTTTGACCGAGGCGGGCTCTTTGTTGGGAGATGTGCCTGAAAGCTGGAAACGCGTGAATACGGTTGCCTTTTGCCGCGACATGGATCAGCTGGAACAGCTGCCGCAGTGGGTGGCCGGGGCGCTTATTGGACCGATTTTCCAGCCGCAATCGGTTTTTGAACCGGTAAAATTTCACGGAGTCGAAACGCTTGCAAATAAATTAACGACAATTGCGTCGTCTGATTCCGCTAAAATTCCCCAGATTATCGCGTTCGGCGGCATCGATCACGAGAACCTGGACGATATCAAGAAACTTCCCTTACAGGGAATCTCCGTGCTGGGTGGTATCTGGAACTACGCCGACCCGGTAAACGCTTTTATCAAGCTCAGCAGAGCAATGTGACTAATGTGAAATGTGGAATGTGAAATGACTAATTAACATCACACATTACACATCACACATTACACATCTTTTTTACCGTTGGATATAAACCGCGTTTCTTGGCTTGGCCTTGAGTCTATTGCCCAGCAAGTCGAAGTAAACCGGGTTACGGTTCAAACGCATGGATTTGCTGTGGTCACGAAGCCTTTTATATACGATGGTTGTCGTGGTATCGGGTTCCTTGTAGGGCTTGTCCGGGTCATCGACCACAAGCTTGATTCTCGCACGGCTCTTGCAGCCGGTCTCGTTCGTATAAACGACGGTGTAGTAACCGCTAAAGTCGCCATCCACATTCTTGAGCGTGTTTTCGCGGGTGGTGGACTTGAATCCGTTCGGGCCTTCCCAGCTCCAAATCTTGCCGTCCCACGGGTGTGGGCCGAACTGCACCGTAGCGCCCTTTGCGACCTTCAGGTCAAGCGTTTCGTTCCAGCCGCCGTCATTGACTTTGCTGTACGGGATAATCTTGGTGCCGCTGCACGGGCCTACCACCTTCTTGCCGTCGCACATGCCTATTGAATCCGGAATTTCAATCACCCGCGGTTCAAAATCAGGGGTGGGGAAGGCTTTCATGAGGGCTGCCGTTTCTTGGGCGGTAACTGGGAGAATGGTCCCGTGGCGGGGCGTGAATGCGCCGCTCGTCTTGGTATCCTGTACGAACTTGAAATTTTCGAGGTCGGGGCTGCTCGTGAACTGGTAATGCCCGTTCATGTAGCAGTCGTACATGAGCACCCAACTGTTCTGGTTGATGAGCTTGAAGACTCCTGCGCCTTCCACGGCTTCGGTCGTCTGTTGCAGAGCCTTGCTTGGCTTGCTCCACTGCGAACCGCTGGCGGCTCCGCTCTTGGGCATGAGAGAACTTGCGGTCACCTTGCAGATGCCACCGTCGCCTTCGTTCTTGTAGAAGGCATGGTAGAATTTATCGACCGGGTTGTAGACGATGTCCATGTCGATTGTCGATTTTCCGCGGTCAAAGAAATGCTGCGGGTCGCCTTCCAAATCGGTAAAGTCCTTGTTCGAGTAGGCGTAAAAGACCTTGTCGTAGCTGATAGTCCCGTCATTGGTCAACAGCGAAAAGTACACCAGCGGGCGGCCCTTGGTGCCGTCGCCGTTGTCGTAGGTGTCGTCCCAGAAGGTTTCGGGGGCCCAGACGCGGGTCACGTTTGCGAAGTTCTTGCCCTTGTACTTATCGGGGAAGTGCACCGTGCTGTGTTCCCAGTTGATGAGGTCGCGGGAGCGCATGAGCACCATGCCGCGGTTGCTAGCCCAGCCTTCGGCGCTCTTCATGTCGGTATTCACCATGTAGAACCAGCCGTCGGGAGCACGCAGAACATGCGGGTCGCGGAGCCCCTTCTTGATGCTTACCGTGTCGGCGGCCACCACGCGCTTCCCGTTGT
Protein-coding regions in this window:
- a CDS encoding thiamine phosphate synthase, yielding MRLWLTTSPDDFASEFDDIEQMFSRGLSRLILSKRGRGGSPYATENDYERWLMALPMECRDRIWVRGTPDLAERLDVRGCLTEAGSLLGDVPESWKRVNTVAFCRDMDQLEQLPQWVAGALIGPIFQPQSVFEPVKFHGVETLANKLTTIASSDSAKIPQIIAFGGIDHENLDDIKKLPLQGISVLGGIWNYADPVNAFIKLSRAM
- a CDS encoding acyl-CoA dehydratase activase, whose translation is MSNLKNDLWVGVDVGSTTVKIAVVDPETNKLLHYTYQRHNAMQAQKVFEVLREAHGLFPDKNFRVAFCGSGGQPFAEATHAFFVQEVVANALAVRATYPESRVAIELGGQDAKVVFFEKDKTTGKLIASDMRMNGVCAGGTGAFIDQVAELLRIKTEAFEGFAKRGQKVYEISGRCGVFAKTDIQPMLNNGIAKEDIALSSFHAIAKQTIGGLAQGMEIKPPVIFEGGPLTFNPTLVRAFKERLGINDEQAIVPEHSEVLVAMGAALSLGSMFADQECQYRREGSLDALIHFNETRQAENKAKAAADLFFKNEAEYKMFLEEHKMAGNHYPQPVSGSTLNVYLGIDAGSTTTKFVLMDEQENIVDGFYASNNGEPLQVLKNALNELSDRYEEYGCKLNILGVGTTGYGEQLFAKAVHADFHTVETVAHANAAQKICPDVSFILDIGGQDMKAISVQDGVVTGIILNEACSSGCGSFIETYARSLGIPMEKIAELAFNAKSPSQLGSRCTVFMNSSIITEQRDGKQPEDIIAGICRSIINNVFTKVIRIRNLNTLGKKVVVQGGTFKNNAVLRAFEQYTGLKPIRPERPGEMGAIGIALLTKKFMEEKRKTEPELKSRFIGLDAMKTFSWHNQPGQLCQYCTNHCSRTIVTFSDGQSFVTGNRCERGEVTADPNDPKTKALIAEINKKMQSVPDMIKRTNQLLVKDYAPAKLVENNGKTIGIPRVLEFWASLPFWKAFFTSLGYTVVVSRQSDYKMFEAGLHSVPSDTVCFPAKLVHGHVLSLIEKKVDRIFFPMMVAVPSDHTKFTATSVCPVVQAYPNVCKNTDEPEKNYGVPMDQPIFHWFNAKLRRSQTIDWFHENWKLDKKLLDKAVTEGEKALNNYRTTLLEEGQKILDDVRAKNSFAVVIAGRPYHADTLINHNIASHFTAMGIPVLTTESLPGVFDQDVPSHTRIEIKNTFHLRMIGATMIAAKDPNIELAQIVSFGCGHDSILTDEMMRMLHLDSNKEMLMLKLDEGDARGPVGIRVKSFIETVKARRAANLPDKPESNEPLFHTPFLPEDKKRRRILTPNLSPAFTVLASEYMKREGYIAEYLPVADRKAIELGKKFVHNDICFPCQVNIGEALRWLVDHPEVPQNQVSMCLAKNCENCRAVQYAVLARKALDEAGFKDVTIITTGVDYKGMHPGFQLGLDFRLHMLWGLVTMDAIETMYRAVRPYEVNAGDTQKVYDEWMPKVIGVAGHLSTMQLVRPSKLIEVFEQCIEAFNGIEITEERKKGIRKPRVAVLGEILMNYHPSANGFVENYLMNNGMEVYLPGMTDFFRVDEVVREEKIKRGFSANPMMDRLEGGVTSKVYTHAVETARKSMHKFKLYEHHADCVELKDYVSDIIDPTYNTGEGWMIPGEILYNSKHGINSYIILQPFACLANHISGRGLTKAVKERCPHIQVLSLDYDPDTSFANIENRLQMLIINARELEKANAEA
- a CDS encoding glycoside hydrolase family 43 protein — its product is MKQILPLVIALAGVSFAQVDVAPFWRAVDSVSRSLGNSANDLYTDLTLLDTIKLGGETFPITWKSSDTLFLGHDGHVNGRFVGENKEVTLTATIHDGLSAKTQDVSLKVSIHGYEPYSNYLFAYFPANDNENIYYALSNDGYSFTAMNNGKRVVAADTVSIKKGLRDPHVLRAPDGWFYMVNTDMKSAEGWASNRGMVLMRSRDLINWEHSTVHFPDKYKGKNFANVTRVWAPETFWDDTYDNGDGTKGRPLVYFSLLTNDGTISYDKVFYAYSNKDFTDLEGDPQHFFDRGKSTIDMDIVYNPVDKFYHAFYKNEGDGGICKVTASSLMPKSGAASGSQWSKPSKALQQTTEAVEGAGVFKLINQNSWVLMYDCYMNGHYQFTSSPDLENFKFVQDTKTSGAFTPRHGTILPVTAQETAALMKAFPTPDFEPRVIEIPDSIGMCDGKKVVGPCSGTKIIPYSKVNDGGWNETLDLKVAKGATVQFGPHPWDGKIWSWEGPNGFKSTTRENTLKNVDGDFSGYYTVVYTNETGCKSRARIKLVVDDPDKPYKEPDTTTTIVYKRLRDHSKSMRLNRNPVYFDLLGNRLKAKPRNAVYIQR